The sequence below is a genomic window from Thermodesulfobacteriota bacterium.
AAGGGTGGGCGTGACGAGGGCTACGAGCCGGACCCGGACCTGCGCGACTTCGAAAACGTGCCGCTCAAGGAGGACATCGACGCCTACTTCGAGCGCGAGGTGCGCCCCCACGTGCCGGACGCTTGGATGGACCGGAGCAAGGACAAGGTCGGCTACGAGATCAACTTCAACCGCCACTTCTACAAATACACGCCGCCGCGGCCGCTCGAAGAGATCGATGCGGATCTGAAGAAGGCGGAGGAGGAAATTCTGCGGCTCTTGCGGGAGGTGACGGAGTGAACAACTCCATCCGTGCCGTTCCCACGGGCTTTCCGGTCCTCCTGGCGGAGATCAAGGACCGTGTTCAGCAGGCCCAGACTCGGGCTATCCTAAGCGCCAACGTCGAACTGGTGCGCCTCTACTGGGACATCGGCCGGTTGATCGATGAACGACAGCGCCGGGAGGGCTGGGGCGCCGCCGTGATCCCGCGGTTGTCGCGAGAACTCCGCAACGACTTGCCAGAAGAGAAGGGCTGTTCCGAGCGGAATATCAAGCGGATGCTCGCGTTCTATCGTGAGTACACGGACCTCCAGCCGGCCGCGCCAATGGTGCCACCGCCGGTGGCCCGATTGGCGCCCGTCGAAAAAGTGCCACCGCCGGTGGCACAATTGCCGGACACTCCAAAAACGCCACCGTTTGCGGCAACATCCCGCGACCATGGAAGCATACCGTCCTCAGTGCCTCGCGTCGATTCGATCCTCTGGATGGTTCCGTGGGCGCACCATGTCGTCCTGATGGAGAAAGTCAAGGACCGGGCCGAGCGCTTTTGGTACATGCGGCAGACGCTCGCCAACGGCTGGAGCCGCAATGTCCTGCTCACCATGATCCAATCGCAAGCCCATCGGCGGCAGGGAAAAGCGGTCACGAACTTCGATCGGCTCCTGCCGCCGCCGCAATCCGACCTCGCTCGGCAGGCGCTCAAGGACCCGTATATTTTCGACTTCCTCACGCTCGACGAATCGTTCCACGAACGCGAACTGGAAACCCATCTGTTACGCGCACTCGAGCGCTTTCTCCTGGAACTCGGCCAGGGCTTCGCTTTTGTCGGCCGTCAGGTCCGCCTCGACGTGGGTGACGAAGATTTCTACGTGGATCTGCTCTTCTACCACCTGAAGCTGCGATGTTTCATCGTGATCGACCTGAAGATCGGGGAGTTCAAACCCGAGTACGCCGGCAAGATGAATTTCTACCTGAGCATCGTTGACGACCGGCTCCGCCAAGCATCCGACAGCCCGTCGATCGGTCTCATTCTCTGTCAGGAACGAAACCGCGTCGTCGCCGAGTACGCCCTGCGCGGGATGAATAAGCCGATCGGTGTCGCCGAGTACGAACTCACTCGAACGCTGCCCTCCACGCTCCGGTCCGCCTTGCCGACCGTAGAGGAGATCGAGGCCGAACTGAGCAAGCCAGCCGCCCGGCGGAAGCCCGAGCCGGCCAAGCCGGCTACGGCCAGGCAGGCGACATCGCGCCGACCGACCAAAAAGCTTTCGAAGAAGAAACAAAGGCCATGATGGCGTCCCGAGCTCCCTACGAGATCAACTTCAACCGCCACTTCTACAAGTACACGCCGCCGCGGCCGTTGGAGGAGATCGATGCGGAGCTGAAGAAGGCGGAGGAAGAGACCCTATGGGAATAGCCAAGTTTGGGGGCTCCGGGAATTGCTGGACTCAAATCATGGTTCTCGAAAAACTCC
It includes:
- a CDS encoding PDDEXK nuclease domain-containing protein: MNNSIRAVPTGFPVLLAEIKDRVQQAQTRAILSANVELVRLYWDIGRLIDERQRREGWGAAVIPRLSRELRNDLPEEKGCSERNIKRMLAFYREYTDLQPAAPMVPPPVARLAPVEKVPPPVAQLPDTPKTPPFAATSRDHGSIPSSVPRVDSILWMVPWAHHVVLMEKVKDRAERFWYMRQTLANGWSRNVLLTMIQSQAHRRQGKAVTNFDRLLPPPQSDLARQALKDPYIFDFLTLDESFHERELETHLLRALERFLLELGQGFAFVGRQVRLDVGDEDFYVDLLFYHLKLRCFIVIDLKIGEFKPEYAGKMNFYLSIVDDRLRQASDSPSIGLILCQERNRVVAEYALRGMNKPIGVAEYELTRTLPSTLRSALPTVEEIEAELSKPAARRKPEPAKPATARQATSRRPTKKLSKKKQRP